A window from Pseudanabaena sp. BC1403 encodes these proteins:
- a CDS encoding ATP-binding protein, whose amino-acid sequence MIERADIEQALKKARRILGVLEEQAAGYSSLTIPAHLKVELGDKREEVAKLEQQLSGSGKRFPRIQGLTLLGEKIAQGAFREYLSSEKLPYYSRSAHLSIDPAPENVAIPDEVALLQRLDSRDLTGLIITGSGGFGKTRLMLEIGRLALADNWLVFRVRERLKADGIYQLAEAIEVSQKVLLLIDYVETQQDFAELLETMNELNEDEDFQFKYIANCRTTHYPSIRDIYKHQQVDLSPDKALDWFKSYRRETVRHILQGSGLGATDDYLLLCRDTPILAVFLAYLHSRERNADLASLVGEPSFGEWLIKRIRLSFQTPQIEKKLAFLITQFPLNDAVAETIYRGDYHQLFSRLANDGWIEQEELSMDLSDDRTWVTIHDVLADQILTHYLESNSKTTELFVCELLEFAVQVGSLRSTLYTLQRLIGLPQLNRLDWLKILNQQMLRAPLAWKETRDVLIRNSLLSSIQTLSLLDRHEPVWEGIETEVDFQNSLAWNIRQYLSEAGSQTDNSISITLTKWIEKSIPQISRTNLLLNWGLKLCPKIVQEAALNWITIYPRKFQTHYLLVAWLESDLPSEAISFAVQQWCDQFPIDDHLSFVYKSWLDAGGDKERIQSHLSAWLSDHATALETSFVYKSWLDAGGDKERIQSHLSAWLSSHATALEANFVYQSWLDAGGDKERIQSHLFEWLSLHATALEAQFVYYSWLDAGGDKERIQFHLSTWLSDHATALEANFVCKSWLDAGGDKEQIQSHLSTWLSVHATALETSFVYKAWLDVGGDKERIQSHFFEWLSLHATVLEADFVYKSWLNAGGDFQLIRSPLIQWLEQNQDFSEIDYICNAWLRAGGEFEIVREAAINWFNRNWQNEKATFLMQSLLMQRSLPLETLTCVLKWCQKFPGNQNCLIRFNHLGSRLFQDELAEDVYLAAEAILTLLLDRRDLHERVQAQIYRALSFIVGARSLQTESFQDKVDNLFIRWLKNPISFGDSIAHIKIQRLSYFQIFSNLIIREKLNIEKDRDCLERFLKWINLWESNNKESIRKSLDYLKYNYPNPNLWQIVQFESES is encoded by the coding sequence ATGATTGAACGAGCAGATATAGAACAGGCATTAAAAAAAGCTAGAAGAATTCTGGGCGTACTTGAGGAACAGGCGGCTGGCTATAGCAGTTTGACTATTCCTGCACATCTAAAGGTGGAGCTAGGCGACAAGCGTGAGGAGGTTGCCAAACTTGAGCAGCAATTATCTGGCAGTGGTAAAAGGTTTCCGCGTATTCAAGGGTTAACTTTGCTTGGAGAAAAAATTGCTCAAGGTGCTTTTCGGGAATATCTAAGTAGTGAGAAATTGCCGTATTACAGTAGATCTGCACACCTGAGTATTGACCCTGCGCCAGAAAATGTTGCTATCCCTGATGAAGTAGCTCTATTGCAAAGGTTGGATAGTCGAGATCTAACGGGGTTGATTATTACAGGTAGTGGTGGGTTTGGTAAAACTCGTCTCATGCTTGAGATCGGTCGTTTAGCCTTGGCAGACAATTGGTTAGTGTTTCGAGTGAGGGAAAGGTTGAAAGCAGATGGGATCTATCAACTTGCAGAGGCGATTGAAGTATCCCAAAAAGTCTTGCTATTGATTGACTATGTAGAAACTCAGCAGGATTTTGCAGAACTACTGGAAACTATGAATGAACTGAATGAGGATGAAGATTTTCAGTTCAAATATATTGCTAACTGTCGCACGACCCATTATCCAAGCATTAGAGATATCTATAAACATCAACAAGTAGATCTATCACCAGACAAAGCTTTAGATTGGTTCAAGAGCTACCGACGTGAGACAGTAAGACATATTCTTCAGGGGAGTGGGTTAGGTGCGACTGATGACTATTTATTGCTTTGCCGAGATACGCCGATCTTGGCTGTTTTTTTAGCTTATCTCCATAGTCGTGAAAGAAATGCAGATTTGGCTTCATTGGTGGGGGAGCCTAGCTTTGGAGAATGGCTAATCAAGCGGATTCGCTTGAGTTTTCAAACACCTCAAATTGAGAAGAAACTTGCTTTCCTTATTACTCAGTTTCCTTTAAATGATGCTGTGGCTGAGACTATTTATCGAGGGGATTATCATCAACTGTTTAGCAGGCTTGCTAACGATGGTTGGATCGAGCAAGAAGAATTGTCTATGGATTTAAGCGATGATCGCACTTGGGTGACGATTCATGATGTTTTAGCGGATCAGATATTGACTCATTACTTGGAGAGTAATTCTAAGACAACTGAACTCTTTGTCTGTGAACTGCTGGAGTTTGCCGTGCAAGTTGGTAGTTTGCGATCAACCCTATACACTTTACAAAGGCTAATCGGTCTACCGCAACTTAATAGGCTCGATTGGCTCAAAATCCTAAATCAGCAAATGCTTCGCGCTCCCTTAGCTTGGAAAGAAACTCGCGATGTATTAATTAGAAATTCACTACTTTCTTCTATACAAACATTGTCTTTACTAGATCGACATGAGCCTGTATGGGAAGGCATTGAGACTGAAGTGGATTTTCAGAACTCTTTGGCTTGGAACATTCGGCAATATTTAAGTGAGGCAGGTAGCCAGACAGACAATTCAATTAGCATCACATTGACTAAGTGGATTGAAAAATCGATTCCTCAAATTTCAAGGACTAATCTGTTACTGAACTGGGGGTTAAAGCTCTGTCCTAAAATCGTACAGGAAGCAGCGCTCAATTGGATTACTATCTATCCTCGCAAATTTCAAACTCACTATTTGCTGGTTGCATGGTTAGAAAGTGATTTGCCCAGCGAGGCTATTAGTTTCGCAGTGCAACAATGGTGCGATCAATTTCCTATAGACGATCATCTAAGTTTTGTCTACAAATCATGGCTAGATGCAGGAGGGGATAAGGAACGGATCCAATCCCACCTTTCTGCTTGGCTCTCTGATCATGCTACTGCCTTAGAAACAAGTTTTGTCTACAAATCATGGCTAGATGCAGGAGGGGATAAGGAACGGATCCAATCCCACCTTTCTGCTTGGCTCTCCTCTCATGCTACTGCCTTAGAAGCTAATTTTGTCTACCAATCATGGCTAGATGCAGGAGGGGATAAGGAACGGATCCAATCTCACCTTTTTGAATGGCTCTCCCTTCATGCTACTGCCTTAGAAGCTCAATTTGTTTACTATTCATGGCTAGATGCAGGAGGAGATAAGGAACGGATCCAATTCCACCTTTCTACTTGGCTCTCTGATCATGCTACTGCCTTAGAAGCTAATTTTGTCTGTAAATCATGGCTAGATGCAGGAGGGGATAAGGAACAGATCCAATCCCACCTTTCTACTTGGCTCTCTGTTCATGCTACTGCCTTAGAAACAAGTTTCGTCTACAAAGCATGGTTAGATGTAGGAGGGGATAAGGAACGGATCCAATCGCACTTTTTTGAATGGCTCTCCCTTCATGCTACTGTCTTAGAAGCTGATTTTGTCTATAAATCATGGTTGAATGCAGGAGGTGACTTCCAGTTAATCCGATCGCCTTTGATTCAATGGCTCGAACAGAATCAAGATTTTTCTGAAATTGACTATATTTGTAATGCATGGCTAAGAGCAGGCGGAGAGTTTGAGATAGTCCGAGAAGCGGCTATCAATTGGTTTAATAGGAATTGGCAAAATGAAAAAGCGACATTTCTGATGCAATCTCTTTTAATGCAAAGGAGTCTACCACTTGAAACACTCACCTGTGTATTAAAATGGTGTCAGAAATTCCCAGGCAATCAGAACTGTCTGATACGATTTAATCATCTGGGAAGCCGTCTTTTTCAAGATGAACTAGCGGAAGATGTATATTTAGCAGCCGAAGCGATTCTTACCTTATTACTCGACAGAAGGGATTTACATGAGCGAGTTCAAGCCCAAATTTATCGAGCGTTAAGTTTTATTGTCGGGGCGAGATCTCTTCAGACAGAAAGTTTTCAAGATAAAGTAGACAATCTTTTTATTCGATGGCTAAAAAATCCTATTTCTTTCGGGGATTCAATAGCACATATTAAAATCCAAAGATTATCTTATTTTCAAATATTTTCTAACTTAATCATTCGAGAGAAACTAAATATTGAAAAAGATCGAGATTGCTTAGAGCGTTTCCTCAAGTGGATTAACCTTTGGGAATCCAACAATAAAGAATCTATCCGTAAAAGTCTCGATTATTTAAAATACAACTATCCCAATCCCAATCTATGGCAAATAGTTCAATTTGAATCAGAATCGTGA
- a CDS encoding caspase family protein has translation MSDLFTHGYALLIGVGNTANPRWSLPVTVKDAQALKAVLTDVNFCAYPNTPDHVRLLHDQEANRNAILEGLDWLKACADRDKDATIVIYYSGHGTYDLSSSAYYLLQHDFDLADIPKTALSAQTLSERLKQIEAKRLWVIVDSCHAEGMASAKGDLPADFLATALPKGVVDVLKQGEGRAVFTSSRGNQSSWVRPDNALSVYTFHLIEALKGAANQSGDRLVTLGNVMTHLGKTVAQSARTLRQAEQTPFFDTATEDFPVAMLRGGKGLPSQPQSGNLPRVITNEEVVTPALAMARRSLAILEEQAAGFGRLQMPAHLRIELEEKRQEVANIEARLKDAHD, from the coding sequence ATGTCAGATCTTTTTACTCATGGTTACGCGCTATTGATTGGTGTTGGTAATACCGCTAATCCGCGCTGGTCGCTTCCAGTGACGGTTAAGGATGCTCAAGCGCTTAAAGCTGTACTGACTGATGTGAATTTTTGTGCATATCCGAATACACCCGATCATGTGCGGTTATTACATGATCAGGAAGCGAATCGAAATGCAATTTTGGAAGGTTTGGACTGGTTAAAAGCCTGTGCCGATCGCGATAAAGATGCGACGATCGTCATTTACTACTCTGGGCATGGAACCTATGATCTTTCCAGTAGTGCTTACTATTTGCTCCAGCATGACTTCGATCTCGCAGATATTCCCAAGACAGCGCTTTCTGCTCAAACTTTGAGTGAGAGATTAAAACAGATCGAGGCGAAGAGGCTCTGGGTTATCGTTGATAGTTGTCATGCGGAGGGAATGGCTAGTGCTAAGGGCGATCTGCCAGCAGATTTTTTAGCTACAGCTTTGCCGAAGGGTGTAGTTGATGTTCTGAAGCAAGGCGAAGGTCGGGCTGTATTCACCTCATCGAGGGGAAATCAAAGTTCTTGGGTGCGTCCCGATAATGCTCTTAGTGTTTATACTTTTCATTTGATTGAGGCGTTAAAGGGAGCAGCAAATCAATCGGGCGATCGCCTTGTCACCCTTGGAAATGTGATGACGCATCTTGGTAAAACGGTAGCTCAAAGTGCGCGAACTCTACGTCAGGCGGAACAAACACCATTTTTTGACACGGCGACGGAGGATTTTCCTGTGGCGATGTTGCGAGGTGGCAAGGGTTTGCCTAGTCAACCTCAGAGTGGGAATTTGCCTAGGGTGATCACGAATGAAGAGGTGGTGACTCCAGCTTTAGCAATGGCGCGGCGATCGCTGGCTATTCTCGAAGAACAAGCGGCAGGTTTTGGTAGACTCCAAATGCCTGCTCATTTGCGGATAGAATTGGAAGAGAAACGTCAAGAAGTGGCAAACATAGAAGCAAGATTAAAAGATGCTCATGATTGA
- a CDS encoding HNH endonuclease → MSAYIAIHLQEQIREHFYECCAYCKTAEFLTAVTFEFEHIQPISAGGETIFANLALSCPSCNRHKGNRQIAPDPSNNDLVPLFHPQQQIWQEHFSWDESKTEIIGKTAIGRATITALKMNRSSLVRVRAMWIKLGEHPPIFSKVVQEIRLEAQQKGLTPEILEEILKDEF, encoded by the coding sequence ATGAGCGCCTACATCGCTATCCATTTACAAGAACAAATTCGAGAGCATTTTTATGAATGCTGCGCCTACTGCAAAACAGCAGAATTTTTAACAGCCGTTACCTTTGAGTTTGAACATATTCAACCAATTTCGGCAGGAGGTGAAACTATATTTGCCAACCTAGCTTTATCTTGCCCCTCCTGCAATCGCCACAAAGGAAATCGTCAAATTGCGCCCGATCCTAGCAACAACGATCTAGTTCCGTTATTTCATCCACAACAACAAATTTGGCAAGAGCACTTTAGTTGGGATGAATCCAAAACAGAAATTATAGGCAAAACAGCGATCGGTCGAGCTACTATTACCGCCCTCAAAATGAATCGCTCATCTCTAGTTCGAGTTAGAGCCATGTGGATAAAATTAGGAGAACATCCACCTATATTTTCAAAAGTAGTTCAAGAAATTCGTTTAGAAGCACAACAAAAAGGGCTTACCCCCGAAATCTTAGAGGAAATCCTCAAGGATGAATTTTAG
- a CDS encoding addiction module protein, with the protein MTNATYDEIFGAVLTLPPLYRAMLAEHLLNSLDEINPEIETAWNREISNRIEAIDQGKVTLIPADEVLQKLRNR; encoded by the coding sequence ATGACTAACGCAACCTATGATGAAATTTTTGGAGCAGTCTTAACCCTGCCCCCTCTTTACCGCGCCATGCTTGCAGAACATCTCCTTAACAGCCTTGATGAAATTAATCCCGAAATTGAAACAGCTTGGAATAGAGAAATATCTAATCGCATAGAAGCGATCGATCAAGGTAAAGTCACCTTAATCCCAGCCGATGAAGTATTGCAAAAACTAAGGAATCGATAA